A single region of the Marinobacter salinus genome encodes:
- a CDS encoding acyl-CoA dehydrogenase C-terminal domain-containing protein: MPVYKAPLRDMRFLLNEVFDYPRHYEGLKSGENATPDIVDAILIECGRFCEEVLSPLYQSGDEEGCKLKDGVVTTPAGYRQAYDQYAMGGWQGLSAPEAFGGQGLPASMGLLKQEMMGTANWSFSMYPGLSMGAMNTIFLHGSEDQKQTYLTPLTEGRWGGTMCLTEPQCGTDLGQVKTKAEPQPDGSYQLTGTKIFISSGDHDLTENIIHIVLARLPDAPRGTRGISLFIVPKFMPDGNDGIGERNAVTCGSLEKKMGIKASATCVMNFDGATGFLIGPENEGLNCMFTFMNTARIGTAIQGVGPAELSYQWALDYAKQRRSMRALSGKKEPEQVADALIYHADVRRMLLTQKAIAEGGRAMLYYAARLADHMVEGHSEGDQKKADKYDDKLGFLTPILKGFLTELGYEASNLGMQVFGGHGYIREHGMEQIVRDTRIATLYEGTTGIQALDLLGRKVLLMTRGGAVREFTAKIANFARKHLTDKRLRPYAIELLKLTAQWNVLTVRVMLAARKDRDVVSSAAHDFLMYSGYVTMAYMWARQAAVAAERIDNGGSESEAFYQAKLATAEFYYERLLPRAQSHATSMLSPSRNLMQMPTEAFAFNH, from the coding sequence ATGCCGGTTTATAAGGCGCCGCTGCGCGACATGAGATTTTTGCTTAATGAGGTGTTTGATTACCCCAGGCACTATGAGGGTCTCAAGAGCGGTGAAAATGCCACTCCAGACATCGTTGACGCCATTCTGATCGAGTGTGGGCGCTTCTGCGAAGAAGTGCTCAGTCCTCTTTATCAGTCAGGCGACGAGGAAGGCTGCAAGCTGAAAGATGGCGTTGTTACAACTCCCGCAGGCTACAGGCAAGCCTACGATCAGTATGCGATGGGTGGCTGGCAGGGACTGTCTGCGCCGGAAGCGTTCGGTGGCCAGGGCCTGCCTGCCTCCATGGGACTGCTCAAGCAGGAGATGATGGGTACCGCCAACTGGTCATTCTCCATGTACCCGGGCCTGTCAATGGGTGCCATGAATACCATTTTCCTGCACGGCAGTGAGGACCAGAAACAGACCTATCTCACACCGCTCACGGAAGGCCGGTGGGGCGGTACCATGTGCCTGACCGAGCCCCAATGCGGAACGGATCTCGGCCAGGTAAAAACCAAAGCAGAGCCCCAACCCGATGGTAGCTACCAACTGACCGGAACCAAGATCTTCATTTCTTCCGGTGACCACGACCTGACCGAAAACATTATCCACATTGTGCTCGCCCGGCTGCCGGATGCACCAAGGGGCACTCGCGGCATCAGCCTGTTCATAGTGCCCAAGTTCATGCCAGACGGTAACGACGGTATTGGCGAGCGCAACGCGGTGACCTGTGGCAGCCTGGAAAAGAAAATGGGCATCAAGGCCTCCGCCACCTGCGTGATGAATTTCGATGGTGCCACCGGATTCCTGATCGGACCGGAGAACGAAGGCCTGAACTGCATGTTCACATTCATGAACACCGCCCGGATCGGTACGGCCATTCAGGGTGTGGGGCCGGCCGAGCTGTCCTACCAGTGGGCGCTGGATTACGCCAAACAGCGCCGTTCCATGCGCGCGCTCTCCGGTAAAAAGGAGCCGGAGCAGGTTGCGGATGCCCTGATCTACCATGCCGATGTCCGCCGCATGCTGCTGACCCAGAAAGCAATCGCAGAAGGCGGTCGGGCCATGCTGTATTACGCAGCACGACTGGCGGATCACATGGTCGAGGGCCATTCTGAAGGCGATCAGAAGAAAGCCGACAAGTACGACGACAAGCTCGGTTTCCTAACGCCTATCCTGAAAGGGTTTCTGACCGAATTGGGCTATGAGGCGTCCAACCTCGGCATGCAGGTGTTTGGCGGCCATGGCTACATCCGCGAGCATGGCATGGAGCAGATTGTCCGTGACACCCGGATTGCCACACTTTATGAGGGCACCACCGGTATTCAGGCCCTGGATCTGCTGGGCCGAAAGGTACTGCTTATGACTCGGGGTGGCGCAGTAAGGGAATTTACCGCGAAGATCGCCAACTTTGCCCGCAAACATCTGACCGACAAGCGTCTGCGGCCCTATGCGATAGAGCTGTTGAAGCTGACCGCCCAATGGAATGTGCTCACAGTGCGGGTCATGCTGGCGGCGCGCAAAGACCGGGATGTGGTCAGTTCCGCGGCTCATGATTTCCTGATGTACAGCGGCTACGTCACCATGGCCTACATGTGGGCACGACAGGCTGCCGTAGCTGCAGAACGGATAGACAATGGCGGCTCGGAATCCGAGGCTTTTTACCAGGCCAAGCTGGCAACCGCCGAGTTCTACTACGAACGCCTGCTGCCACGGGCGCAGTCGCACGCCACCAGCATGCTCAGCCCAAGCAGGAATCTGATGCAGATGCCCACGGAAGCGTTTGCGTTCAACCACTGA
- a CDS encoding DUF3833 domain-containing protein, with protein MLGVWLLTGCAGQSLEDYRNRAPALIPEQFFTGELSARGVVKDFTGEVIRTFDADITASWADDGTGTLDEIFRFDDGEVQTRVWNLTPAEQGYLATAGDVVEPGTMQWRGNAIHMNYVLQVAYGDGTLNVRMDDWMYLITPDTLINQTTMSKWGIDVGEIVLVIQKQ; from the coding sequence ATGTTGGGAGTCTGGCTCCTTACCGGATGTGCCGGCCAGTCACTGGAGGATTACCGGAATCGCGCCCCGGCTCTGATTCCGGAACAGTTCTTTACCGGCGAACTTTCGGCCCGCGGTGTGGTCAAGGATTTCACGGGTGAAGTCATCCGTACTTTTGATGCCGACATCACTGCCTCCTGGGCTGACGATGGCACCGGAACCCTCGATGAGATTTTCCGATTCGATGACGGCGAAGTGCAGACACGCGTCTGGAATCTCACCCCGGCCGAACAGGGTTATCTGGCGACTGCCGGAGATGTTGTGGAACCGGGCACGATGCAATGGCGGGGGAACGCCATTCATATGAACTATGTCCTCCAGGTGGCCTATGGTGATGGCACACTGAATGTACGCATGGACGACTGGATGTACCTGATTACACCGGACACACTGATTAATCAGACCACCATGAGTAAATGGGGGATTGATGTCGGAGAGATCGTCCTGGTGATTCAGAAACAGTAG
- a CDS encoding efflux RND transporter periplasmic adaptor subunit — protein sequence MWKQWLIGVVLVAFAAGAAMTYRSLESADTAQSGRERPASVVNTLLPELGTVRDVVKAVGNLRALNAVELTTEVSGRVVALNLEAGRRVEQDEVLLKLDDRQAAADLKVIEAQLADARRQLERALRLRSNNSISQSQVDELRTDVDVAEAQRQAAGVRLENHRIEAPFAGVVGLSDISIGAYVTAGTSITTLDTTDRMELGFAIPERFLGEVSLGQQVRGTSPAYPDATFDGELVELGSRINELSRTLPVRALIDNSDGKLRPGQFMSATLTLREREALVIPEQAIMIRGDEQYVFVAEDGIARRMSVVLGSRMPGRVEVAEGLTLQDAVIVTGQDRLSSGDRIRVVDEENAIPDNRFAQSAGS from the coding sequence ATGTGGAAGCAATGGCTGATTGGAGTGGTACTGGTTGCATTTGCTGCGGGGGCTGCGATGACCTATCGGTCCCTGGAGAGCGCGGACACGGCCCAAAGCGGTCGGGAGCGGCCTGCCAGTGTCGTCAACACGCTTTTGCCCGAGCTGGGGACCGTGCGCGATGTGGTGAAGGCGGTTGGTAACCTCAGGGCCCTGAATGCGGTGGAGTTGACCACGGAGGTCAGCGGCCGAGTGGTCGCACTTAACCTCGAAGCTGGTCGGCGGGTCGAGCAGGACGAGGTTTTGCTGAAACTTGATGACCGCCAGGCAGCGGCGGATCTCAAAGTGATCGAGGCCCAGCTCGCGGATGCCCGCCGACAGCTTGAGCGTGCCCTCCGTCTCCGGTCCAACAACAGCATCTCCCAGTCCCAGGTGGATGAATTGCGTACCGATGTCGATGTGGCCGAAGCGCAACGACAGGCGGCTGGGGTCCGCCTGGAAAACCACCGGATTGAAGCCCCCTTCGCCGGTGTTGTCGGCCTGAGCGATATCAGCATTGGGGCCTATGTGACCGCTGGCACCAGCATTACCACCCTCGACACCACCGATCGCATGGAACTCGGCTTTGCCATTCCGGAGCGGTTTTTGGGGGAGGTCAGTCTGGGCCAGCAGGTTCGGGGAACCTCGCCAGCCTATCCGGACGCTACGTTTGACGGTGAACTGGTGGAGCTGGGGTCGCGCATTAATGAATTGAGCCGGACCTTGCCCGTGCGGGCGCTCATCGACAATTCCGATGGCAAGCTCCGCCCCGGGCAATTCATGTCGGCAACGCTGACTCTGCGTGAGCGGGAAGCTCTGGTCATTCCGGAGCAGGCCATCATGATCCGGGGCGACGAACAGTATGTGTTTGTTGCCGAAGACGGAATTGCGCGACGTATGTCAGTAGTTCTGGGCTCCAGAATGCCTGGCAGGGTGGAAGTGGCCGAGGGCCTGACTCTGCAGGATGCGGTGATTGTCACCGGACAGGACCGCCTCAGCAGTGGTGACCGTATCCGGGTCGTCGATGAAGAAAATGCCATACCGGATAACCGCTTCGCCCAGTCTGCGGGGTCCTGA
- a CDS encoding efflux RND transporter permease subunit produces the protein MILSDVSIKRPVFATVLSLLIVVFGLSALLGLPVREYPDIDPPVVSISTDYTGAAAEVVDTQITQVIEGAISGIEGIRSIESSTEQGESRTSIEFSTARDVDIAANDVRDAVSRVANQLPDEADPPVVRKADSDARPMMWVTLKSDVWDSAELSDFADRVLADRLSVLDGVADVRIGGERRYAIRVWLDRERLAARNITVAEVESALRSNNVELPAGSVDSSTRNFTVRAEGRLSNVEQFRELVIRRNGNDLLRLGEVANVQMGVESDVSRLRANGQTAIGMGIIRQSKANTVAVSDAVQAELEKIRETLPPEVTIAESYDESIFIRASIKEVVITLAIAVSLVILVIFLFLRSWRATLIPAVTIPVAVIGAFIGLGFLGFSINVLTLLAVILAIGLVVDDAIVMLENIQRRIDNGEPPLLASYRGAKQVAFAVIATTLTLVAVFVPISFMGGNIGRLFAEFGFTLAAAVVVSSLVALTLAPMLCSKWLRHSPQSAEGHRLWAASEKVLNGLTRGYERLLRFSLNQPGLLLGLGVVGLIIAVVIYPKLPQELAPTEDRGVIIMPTSAPRGSTVEFTDHYVRKAEQQLMPYIESGVANRLLSIVGFRDEEDNAFMIMGLVPWEQRDIKQQQVTSELRGKLSQISGIRTVAVNPPGLGQRGFSQPVEFVVAGPDYESVQAWSEEIVQRAKENPDLLNLETDFELTRPELRVTIDRERAADLDITVEQVGLTLQTMLASRQVTTYLDRGREYDVVVQAADADRATPADLGQIFLRPREGGTLIPLQALVSVEEIGANPDLRRIDRLPAVVISASLADGYDLGSALTYLNNLAVDNLPPEARVSYKGLSREFEESSAAIYLTFGLAFVIVFLVLAAQFESWIHPLIIMLSVPLAVTGALLALWWSGISLNIYSQIGIIMLLGLMAKNGILIVEFANQLRDKGYEVKEAILEGACLRFRPVLMTTISTIFGAVPLVIATGAGAESRAAIGMVILGGLIFATTLTLFIIPVLYNLLARFAKSANAVERELEHQASGAAGGSGLATAPNKQADDF, from the coding sequence GTGATTCTGTCTGACGTCTCGATTAAACGGCCCGTTTTTGCCACGGTTCTCAGCTTGCTGATTGTGGTGTTTGGTCTGTCCGCCCTGCTGGGTCTGCCGGTGCGTGAGTATCCGGATATTGATCCACCTGTGGTGTCCATTTCCACCGATTACACCGGTGCGGCCGCGGAAGTGGTGGATACCCAGATCACCCAGGTGATTGAAGGGGCGATCAGCGGCATTGAAGGTATCCGCTCCATTGAATCTTCGACAGAACAGGGAGAATCCAGGACCAGCATTGAGTTTTCCACAGCCCGGGATGTGGATATTGCGGCCAATGATGTGCGTGATGCGGTTTCCCGGGTCGCCAATCAGCTACCTGACGAAGCGGACCCGCCCGTTGTGCGCAAGGCGGATTCCGACGCCCGCCCGATGATGTGGGTTACCCTGAAAAGTGATGTCTGGGACAGTGCTGAACTCAGTGACTTCGCTGACCGCGTTCTGGCAGACAGATTGTCGGTGCTTGATGGAGTGGCCGATGTTCGTATTGGTGGTGAACGTCGCTACGCCATTCGGGTATGGCTGGACAGGGAACGGCTTGCCGCCCGCAACATCACGGTTGCTGAGGTGGAGAGTGCCCTGCGTTCCAACAACGTGGAGTTGCCGGCCGGCTCGGTGGATTCGTCCACCCGGAATTTTACTGTCCGTGCCGAAGGCCGGTTATCCAATGTTGAGCAGTTCCGGGAGCTGGTGATCCGTCGCAATGGCAATGATTTGTTGCGTCTGGGTGAGGTGGCCAATGTCCAGATGGGTGTGGAATCGGACGTCAGCCGTTTGAGGGCCAACGGCCAGACGGCCATTGGCATGGGCATTATCCGCCAGTCCAAGGCCAACACGGTCGCGGTTTCCGATGCAGTCCAGGCCGAACTGGAGAAAATCCGGGAGACCCTGCCTCCGGAGGTAACCATTGCCGAAAGCTACGACGAATCCATTTTTATCCGGGCGTCGATCAAGGAAGTGGTGATCACCCTGGCGATTGCCGTCTCCCTGGTGATTCTGGTTATTTTCCTGTTCCTTCGTTCCTGGCGCGCAACCCTGATTCCTGCGGTGACGATTCCGGTGGCGGTTATCGGGGCGTTTATCGGGCTTGGGTTCCTCGGTTTTTCCATCAACGTTTTGACCTTGCTTGCGGTGATTCTGGCCATTGGTCTGGTGGTGGATGATGCCATTGTCATGCTGGAAAATATCCAGCGCCGGATTGACAATGGCGAGCCGCCATTGCTGGCCTCATACCGTGGTGCGAAGCAGGTCGCCTTCGCCGTTATTGCCACCACCCTGACTCTGGTGGCGGTGTTTGTGCCGATCTCCTTTATGGGGGGCAACATCGGCCGTCTGTTTGCTGAGTTTGGTTTCACGCTGGCGGCTGCCGTTGTGGTGTCCAGTCTGGTTGCGCTGACCCTGGCACCCATGTTGTGCTCGAAATGGCTCAGGCATAGCCCGCAATCGGCTGAGGGTCATCGTCTGTGGGCAGCCAGCGAGAAGGTGTTGAATGGCCTGACCCGGGGTTATGAGCGGTTGTTGCGCTTTTCACTGAATCAGCCCGGGCTGTTGCTGGGTCTAGGGGTGGTCGGCCTGATCATCGCGGTGGTGATCTATCCGAAGCTGCCTCAGGAACTGGCTCCAACCGAAGATCGAGGTGTGATCATCATGCCTACCAGCGCGCCCCGCGGCTCGACCGTGGAATTCACCGACCACTATGTGCGCAAGGCGGAACAGCAGTTGATGCCTTACATTGAGTCGGGGGTTGCCAACCGCCTGCTCTCCATCGTCGGTTTTCGGGATGAGGAAGACAACGCGTTCATGATCATGGGGCTGGTTCCCTGGGAGCAGCGGGATATCAAGCAGCAACAGGTCACCAGCGAGCTTCGCGGCAAGCTGAGCCAGATTTCCGGTATCCGTACCGTGGCTGTGAATCCGCCCGGCCTTGGCCAGCGTGGTTTCAGCCAGCCGGTGGAGTTTGTTGTTGCCGGTCCGGATTACGAATCGGTTCAGGCCTGGAGCGAGGAAATCGTTCAACGAGCGAAGGAAAATCCGGATTTGCTGAATCTGGAAACCGATTTTGAACTGACCCGGCCGGAACTTCGGGTCACTATCGACCGCGAACGGGCTGCGGACCTGGACATTACTGTGGAGCAGGTGGGCCTGACCCTGCAAACCATGCTGGCGTCCCGGCAGGTAACGACCTATCTGGACCGTGGCCGAGAGTATGACGTTGTTGTTCAGGCCGCGGATGCTGACCGGGCCACGCCCGCCGATCTGGGCCAGATTTTTCTGCGGCCCCGGGAAGGCGGTACGCTGATCCCCCTCCAGGCTCTGGTATCGGTTGAGGAAATTGGTGCCAATCCGGATCTTCGGCGGATTGACCGGCTGCCGGCGGTGGTGATCAGCGCTTCACTGGCGGATGGCTACGACCTCGGCTCGGCTCTGACTTATCTGAATAATCTGGCGGTCGATAACCTGCCCCCGGAAGCCAGGGTCAGCTACAAGGGTTTGTCCAGGGAGTTCGAGGAATCCTCGGCGGCCATCTATCTGACGTTTGGACTGGCGTTCGTAATTGTCTTCCTGGTTCTGGCGGCCCAGTTCGAAAGCTGGATTCACCCCCTGATCATCATGCTGTCGGTGCCACTGGCGGTTACTGGTGCATTACTGGCGCTTTGGTGGTCGGGCATCAGCCTGAATATCTATAGTCAGATTGGCATCATCATGCTGTTGGGTCTGATGGCCAAAAACGGCATATTGATCGTCGAGTTTGCCAACCAGCTTCGGGACAAGGGCTACGAGGTGAAGGAGGCTATTCTCGAGGGTGCCTGTCTGCGCTTCCGACCGGTTCTGATGACCACCATTTCCACCATTTTCGGAGCCGTGCCGCTGGTGATCGCCACTGGTGCCGGCGCTGAAAGCCGTGCGGCCATCGGTATGGTGATCCTGGGCGGGCTGATTTTCGCCACGACCCTGACACTGTTTATTATTCCCGTGCTGTACAACCTGCTGGCTCGCTTTGCCAAGTCTGCTAATGCCGTGGAGCGTGAACTGGAGCACCAGGCAAGCGGTGCGGCCGGCGGTTCAGGTCTGGCGACCGCACCGAACAAACAGGCGGATGACTTCTGA
- a CDS encoding EAL domain-containing protein, with translation MSSVVRLSSHGHTSTGGKTEPGIIPSHDFRSVYQPILSPTHQKLVGYEALVRVSRNKHPVSPVSLFEEAASLGQIPELDSHLLHLHLSGFSAGDNPVWLFLNINPHTCVHPDASLERLALQCQSNGLNPERIVLELVETASDNPEALMEFIHKAKELGFQIAIDDFGMGDSNFERLWRINPLIVKLDRSLLVNAENNNRARLLLESLVRMIRESGSLVLLEGIENGAQARIALDTEADLLQGFLFARPGAIARDTVEKSESRLRTAVADCDEWWLQDSKDQDSYLRLLRFEIMDACHQVMRNNPFKETCTRLLQMDGVKRCFLLNGNGVQQGNLAHAPTDSHRGGFNPLHHSAGARWGHREYFRNALERPQHINSSRPYVALPDARRTVTLSTTLPTESGQQVFCVDVHPDEVFNGQLCFPPTL, from the coding sequence ATGAGCAGCGTAGTCCGACTTTCCAGCCACGGCCATACCAGCACCGGCGGAAAAACCGAGCCAGGCATTATCCCCAGCCATGATTTCAGATCCGTTTACCAGCCGATCCTGAGCCCTACCCACCAGAAACTCGTTGGTTATGAGGCTCTGGTTCGCGTCAGCCGGAACAAACACCCGGTATCCCCGGTAAGCCTGTTCGAAGAAGCAGCGAGTCTTGGCCAAATCCCGGAGCTGGACAGCCATCTGCTGCATTTGCACCTGTCCGGCTTCTCCGCAGGGGACAACCCGGTCTGGCTGTTTCTCAACATCAATCCGCACACTTGTGTTCATCCTGACGCATCGTTGGAGCGGCTGGCCCTACAGTGCCAAAGCAATGGGCTGAATCCTGAGAGGATCGTGCTGGAGCTGGTGGAAACCGCCTCGGACAATCCCGAAGCACTGATGGAGTTTATCCACAAGGCCAAAGAACTTGGTTTCCAGATCGCCATTGACGACTTTGGCATGGGGGACTCCAATTTCGAGCGCCTGTGGCGTATCAATCCCCTGATCGTCAAACTGGATCGGAGTCTGCTGGTTAACGCGGAAAACAACAACCGCGCCCGGTTACTCCTGGAAAGCCTCGTGCGGATGATTCGCGAGAGCGGAAGTCTGGTGTTGCTCGAGGGTATTGAAAACGGCGCCCAGGCGAGAATTGCGCTCGATACCGAAGCCGATCTGCTGCAGGGCTTTCTGTTCGCCAGGCCAGGAGCCATCGCCCGGGACACTGTGGAGAAATCAGAAAGCCGTTTACGCACCGCCGTAGCCGATTGCGACGAGTGGTGGCTGCAGGACAGCAAGGACCAGGACAGTTACCTGCGACTGCTGCGTTTCGAAATCATGGATGCCTGCCACCAGGTCATGCGCAACAATCCGTTCAAGGAAACCTGCACTCGACTGCTGCAGATGGATGGCGTAAAACGCTGTTTCCTGCTCAATGGCAATGGCGTCCAGCAGGGCAATCTTGCCCACGCCCCCACCGACAGTCACCGGGGCGGGTTCAACCCGCTGCATCATTCTGCCGGCGCCCGCTGGGGCCATCGGGAATACTTCCGCAACGCCCTGGAACGACCCCAGCACATCAACAGCTCAAGGCCCTATGTCGCTCTGCCGGATGCCAGGCGCACCGTCACCCTGTCCACAACCTTGCCGACCGAATCCGGGCAGCAGGTTTTCTGTGTCGATGTCCATCCCGATGAGGTCTTCAACGGGCAACTGTGCTTTCCACCCACACTCTGA
- a CDS encoding MFS transporter encodes MSTHSQFLLLGQRRFLPFYLTQFSGAFNDNLFKNALLLLVTYSAGGLMGLSVNVVVNVAAFLFILPFFLFSGIAGQMADRYEKSRIIRNVKLAEIVIMGLAAIGLWFGWYEMLLVLLFLMGAQSTFFGPVKYAILPQVLADDELVGGNGLVGMGTFVAILLGTIAAGLLMGFETAAKLTAVAVLVMAVIGYLAAREVPPTRNHGADIVVRFRPVKETWHLMAVAAERRPVLLAVLAISWFWFLGAAYLTQFPNFARTNLLGDETVVTLLLAMFTIGISIGSMLCERLTKHRVSLVPVPWGALGLSLLGIDLFFAVPDTPVSSTWWTLVTDPVYLRVLLDLMGIGVCGGLFIVPLYAFIQHETPRDKRARIIAALNVINALFMVVSALAGILVLGVLKVSIPGFFLLLSLLNALVLLVVWRLRRSEAGKSVDN; translated from the coding sequence ATGAGTACACACAGTCAGTTCCTTTTGCTGGGGCAACGACGGTTCCTGCCGTTTTATCTCACCCAGTTTTCCGGAGCGTTCAACGACAACCTGTTCAAGAATGCCCTGCTATTACTGGTTACCTACAGTGCGGGCGGACTGATGGGGCTTTCCGTCAACGTTGTGGTCAATGTCGCCGCTTTCCTGTTCATTTTGCCTTTCTTTCTGTTTTCCGGCATCGCAGGCCAGATGGCGGACCGCTATGAGAAATCCCGTATCATCCGCAACGTAAAGCTGGCGGAAATTGTGATCATGGGTTTGGCAGCCATCGGTCTCTGGTTTGGCTGGTATGAAATGTTGCTGGTGTTGCTGTTCCTGATGGGTGCTCAATCCACCTTTTTCGGGCCGGTGAAGTACGCCATCCTGCCGCAGGTGCTGGCGGATGATGAGCTGGTCGGCGGTAACGGCCTGGTAGGCATGGGCACGTTTGTCGCCATTCTTCTGGGAACGATTGCTGCGGGCCTGCTCATGGGGTTTGAAACGGCGGCGAAACTGACCGCCGTTGCCGTTCTGGTCATGGCGGTGATCGGTTACCTGGCCGCGCGCGAAGTGCCGCCCACCCGCAATCACGGCGCGGATATTGTGGTCCGTTTCCGACCCGTCAAGGAAACCTGGCACCTGATGGCCGTTGCCGCCGAGCGTCGTCCGGTGTTGCTTGCGGTTCTGGCTATCTCCTGGTTCTGGTTCCTGGGCGCGGCCTACCTGACCCAGTTTCCCAACTTTGCCCGTACCAATCTTCTGGGTGATGAAACCGTCGTTACTTTGCTGCTGGCGATGTTCACCATTGGTATCTCCATCGGCTCCATGTTGTGTGAACGGCTGACCAAACATCGTGTGTCCCTTGTGCCGGTGCCATGGGGGGCATTGGGCCTGAGCCTGTTGGGTATTGATCTGTTCTTTGCCGTTCCGGATACACCGGTGTCCTCTACCTGGTGGACACTCGTGACCGATCCGGTGTATCTGCGGGTGCTGCTGGATCTGATGGGTATTGGTGTCTGTGGGGGCCTGTTTATTGTTCCGCTCTATGCCTTTATCCAGCATGAAACGCCGCGGGATAAGCGCGCGCGTATCATCGCCGCCCTTAACGTGATCAATGCGCTGTTCATGGTTGTCAGTGCCTTGGCCGGGATTCTGGTTCTTGGTGTTCTCAAGGTAAGCATTCCCGGTTTTTTCCTGTTGCTGTCTCTGCTCAATGCCCTGGTATTGCTGGTGGTGTGGCGTTTGAGGCGCTCGGAAGCGGGGAAGTCTGTGGATAATTGA